A section of the Planctomycetia bacterium genome encodes:
- a CDS encoding hybrid sensor histidine kinase/response regulator yields MFQDESIIQDFVTESNEHLAHVESQLLEIEAGGANSNIETVNALFRAVHSIKGAAGFLGFDTVAKLAHSLENVMDLVRNRALTPTAETVDVLLRSCDQLKSLINDLANSNGADVSALVSALDGVANMNSNHVPEPFDPNTFAKPTPTPPIETVEIVAPPLAPTPTPIIEHVETPVSATANNSAPAPAASSEATPAADANIRVSVGLLDRLMNLAGELVLSRNQLLQAVNSLGRPEVETISSRLDQVTSELQEAVMQTRMQPLANVFSRFPRLVRDLSAKLGKQCDLNISGKDVEVDKSIIEAIGDPLVHLVRNSLDHGVELPDVRSRKGKKPIGAIALEASHQAGRVLIVVRDDGAGIDPIRLRSKAVSKGILTAELAAALSDEDAVNLIFHPGFSTAETITDVSGRGVGMDVVKSNITKLGGTVEVVSELGRGTTILVKLPLTLAIIPSLIVHSGNAPFAISQASIVELVRVSANEADKRISTINGSEVLKLRGRLLPLVRLGKILANAEQRQARMDLDESRTPRNLDIIVVDAGAVRYGLIVDGLQDSEEIVVKPLGRHLKGSICLAGATILGDGRVAFILDANGIAAYAELQRSDSQAEQDEDASGSGAEETQAALMLTNGPEEYFAIPMAVIKRLERVQKEQVHEVGGQRLLEYEKETLTLLALDDLIRAEPRPDQAWLYVVVFEAGGREIGLIVPKLVEIRQLSTNVDFRTLREPGVIGSLVVDRRTVRLLDVHELASKGCPQLTVPAEEEGLEDVRELRIMLVEDSNFFRTQVSHFLETLGHDVVAFEDGQAAWEALQDPKRQVDLVVTDIEMPRMNGFELCRRIKTDARFDGLPVIALTSLAGEDDVAHGREVGIDDYQVKMDRDKLLTAVRRLLPNRRAELLSV; encoded by the coding sequence ATGTTCCAAGACGAATCGATCATTCAAGACTTCGTAACGGAGTCGAATGAGCATCTCGCTCATGTGGAATCGCAACTGTTGGAGATCGAAGCTGGCGGCGCCAACTCGAATATCGAAACCGTGAACGCGCTGTTTCGCGCCGTACATTCGATCAAAGGCGCGGCCGGGTTTCTCGGTTTCGACACCGTGGCCAAGCTGGCGCACTCGCTGGAAAACGTCATGGATCTGGTGCGAAATCGCGCCTTGACGCCAACGGCGGAGACAGTCGACGTGCTGCTCAGGTCGTGCGACCAACTGAAGTCACTGATCAATGACCTCGCCAACAGCAACGGCGCCGATGTGAGCGCCTTGGTCTCCGCTCTCGATGGAGTAGCGAATATGAACTCGAATCACGTGCCCGAGCCGTTTGATCCCAATACCTTCGCCAAACCGACGCCGACGCCTCCTATTGAAACCGTCGAGATTGTCGCGCCTCCCCTCGCGCCGACGCCGACGCCGATTATCGAACACGTCGAAACTCCGGTGAGTGCGACAGCCAACAATAGCGCCCCGGCGCCTGCGGCATCGTCTGAAGCGACGCCGGCGGCTGACGCGAATATTCGCGTCAGCGTTGGTTTGTTGGACCGGTTGATGAATCTCGCCGGTGAGCTGGTGCTTAGCCGCAATCAGTTGCTCCAGGCCGTGAATTCGCTCGGGCGCCCGGAAGTCGAGACCATTTCTTCGCGTCTCGATCAGGTCACCAGCGAACTTCAGGAAGCGGTCATGCAAACCCGCATGCAGCCGCTCGCCAACGTGTTTAGCCGCTTCCCGCGATTGGTCCGCGACCTAAGCGCCAAGCTCGGCAAGCAATGCGATCTGAACATTTCCGGCAAGGACGTCGAGGTCGACAAGTCCATCATCGAGGCCATCGGCGACCCGCTCGTGCACTTGGTGCGGAACTCGCTCGACCACGGCGTCGAATTGCCGGACGTCCGTTCGCGGAAGGGCAAGAAGCCGATCGGCGCGATTGCCTTGGAAGCTTCGCATCAGGCCGGTCGCGTACTGATCGTCGTACGCGATGACGGCGCCGGCATTGACCCGATCAGGTTGCGCAGCAAGGCGGTCTCGAAAGGCATCCTCACTGCCGAACTAGCGGCGGCCCTCTCGGACGAAGACGCAGTGAATCTGATTTTCCATCCCGGCTTCTCGACTGCTGAGACGATCACCGACGTCAGCGGACGCGGCGTCGGCATGGACGTCGTTAAATCGAACATTACGAAACTCGGCGGCACGGTCGAAGTCGTGTCCGAGTTGGGTCGCGGCACGACGATTCTCGTCAAGCTGCCGCTGACGCTGGCGATTATCCCGTCGCTGATTGTGCATAGCGGCAACGCTCCCTTTGCGATTTCGCAAGCGTCCATCGTGGAACTCGTCCGGGTCAGCGCCAACGAGGCCGACAAGCGGATTTCCACGATCAACGGCTCGGAAGTGCTCAAGCTGCGTGGACGGCTCCTGCCGCTGGTCCGCCTGGGCAAGATTCTCGCCAACGCGGAACAACGTCAGGCACGCATGGATCTGGACGAGAGCCGGACGCCGCGCAATCTCGATATCATCGTCGTCGACGCCGGCGCGGTGCGTTACGGGCTGATTGTCGATGGCTTGCAAGATTCGGAAGAAATCGTCGTCAAGCCATTGGGACGACATTTGAAGGGCTCCATCTGCCTAGCCGGCGCCACGATTCTCGGCGACGGCCGCGTGGCGTTTATCCTGGACGCCAACGGCATCGCCGCCTACGCCGAGTTGCAGCGTTCCGACTCCCAAGCCGAGCAAGACGAGGACGCCTCTGGCAGCGGAGCGGAGGAGACGCAAGCCGCGCTCATGCTGACCAACGGGCCGGAAGAATACTTTGCCATCCCGATGGCAGTCATCAAGCGACTGGAAAGAGTGCAGAAGGAGCAAGTACACGAGGTCGGCGGGCAGCGCCTGCTGGAATACGAGAAGGAAACGCTCACGCTGTTGGCGCTCGACGATTTGATCCGCGCCGAGCCGCGCCCGGACCAAGCCTGGCTCTACGTGGTGGTCTTCGAAGCTGGCGGCCGCGAGATCGGGCTGATTGTGCCGAAGCTCGTGGAGATTCGCCAACTGTCGACGAACGTCGATTTCCGCACGCTCCGCGAGCCGGGTGTGATTGGTTCCTTGGTCGTCGATCGTCGTACGGTCCGTTTGCTCGACGTCCATGAGCTGGCCTCGAAAGGCTGTCCGCAACTCACGGTTCCGGCCGAGGAAGAAGGACTCGAGGACGTTCGCGAATTGCGGATCATGCTGGTGGAGGACTCCAACTTCTTCCGCACGCAAGTCTCGCACTTCCTGGAAACGCTGGGGCATGACGTGGTCGCCTTCGAAGACGGCCAGGCGGCCTGGGAAGCGTTGCAGGACCCCAAGCGCCAGGTCGACCTTGTCGTGACCGATATCGAGATGCCGCGGATGAACGGCTTCGAGCTGTGCCGTCGCATCAAAACGGACGCCCGCTTCGATGGATTGCCGGTCATCGCGTTGACTTCGCTCGCGGGAGAAGACGACGTGGCCCACGGGCGTGAAGTCGGCATCGACGATTACCAGGTCAAGATGGACCGCGACAAATTGCTGACCGCCGTGCGGCGATTGCTCCCCAACCGTCGCGCCGAATTGCTCTCCGTATAA